The DNA window cacacacactgaccctttCTGATAAACGCCTCTATGAATCTGTAGGCCATtcatttttttcccctctggaaTGAATACAAACTGTTCCAGGTGGCTTTTCCCTTTTCAATTGAATCCACATGATTATGTTGGTGTAAACTCTATGCTCATTCAAATTAGCACTCCACATGCAAATGAAACTCAATGGTGATGACATGTAACAGAGTGGTTGATAATTATCCCTATGAAAACAGCAGTGTCCCCCTCCCTGCTTCACCCCTAACACACGCAGGGCTATGGCAACCAGAGAGCAGGCAGGTGTCTCATCATTAAAGCCTCCTGCTGAGGTGAAAGCCACTGCCGTAACCCAGGCCAGGGCCCATGCAGGCCCACTCTGAGTTGAGTAGAGCACAGCTGTTTTAAACAATGACTGCTATTCTGATACAGATTGGATATTGACTGGTTTCAATAACCACATTTTCCTCATACAGAGTACGGGAGATAAAAGCCAAGCAATAATAATATTAgttttatatttaaaaatatcCATATGGTTTATGAACTCAAATGTGACCTTGACTGTCACTGCACTAGGCAGCTGCTGGGATGGAGTTAGCCAGGGATCATGAGTTATTATTCTATCATGTATTATACTGAGACATTTTCAGTAAATTTCACAGCTAGGCTGTAGTGTGTCAAAAACACTCCTCTCACCTGTGTCGGTGGCTCCGCTGATGGGAAGTTAACCAGATTTGTGTTTGGGAACTGAACAGGGGTTGTGGTTGGGAAGTGGACTGGGCTGGCCTGTGTGGTGGCAGTTGGTGTTGGGGTTAGGGATGGGAATTGTACTGGGGTTGTGGCACGGACGGGGCCCTGTGGGTTGGCCAGGGTAGCCATGACACCTAGGGTCTCAATAGGTCTCTGAGGAAGGGGTGGGGGTGCTGCCTGCTGCTGGGGCTGTGGAGGGTTGGCCTTAACGACAGAGGGCCCTGCAGCAGAGGGGGAGACATCTGTACGGGTCGCCCCTGTCATCCGCCTCAATTCTACTTCCTCTTCTCCATCTTCAAATTCTTCATCGTCTTCAACATCTGAACAACAACCAAGAGTTCAAAACATGAAAATAGTAAATTGTTTAATTTTACTGCAGTTTTACATTGAACTTGCTATTGTTATTTGCATAGTTTATTTTGTGGCACTGGAAGTAGTGATTTTGGACATTGTGAAAGAACATTGAAATGCCAATGTCTCATTCAATACTCAATAATCCCTACCTTTCACAAAGTCTATAGTGAGCAGTACCCTCCTCTCCCGCTCAAAGTTAGCTGTGTAGTGATCCATGTTGTCATAGCCACGCTCcactttgtccaggtgggagatgTTAGTGCCTGCAATGAGCCTGGTAGACCGAGAGAGAGATCACAGTTACACTGTAGTTTCTGAGGACCAGAACTATAGTCTGAAACTGGAAAGAAGGGTATGTGTACTCACTTTTGTAGAAGAGGCTTTGCAGTCTGTGGGAGCAAAGATGAGAAAGGAATTACTTCTCAGAAAACTCTGATGTGGACACAACATGTCTTCTGAGAAAACATCTCAGAAGACATTGCACAACATGTTTGTAATAACTTACACTTTTACACTTTTTATTCTAACATGGTACATAACCAATTATGATATTGATTTATCACTGACACAGAATATCAGATGCTTACATGACTATTTTATGTGGTGGTTATTTGTCTGTGTTTTTCATCACCTGCAGGAAAGTagccatctctgactcctccatTGTCTGTATCCCTGTCTCCACAATCTTTGCCATGTTCTCCAGGTGCTCTCTATACTTCCTCATGAGGCCGTTTATATAGTCCAGTTTCTCCTGCTTCTCCGCGTTGATCTTCAGGGTCATGTCTCCTTTCCGCTCCTCCAGGACGGCATAAAGGTGATCGAAACTTTCACACACTTTGGATTTCTGCCTCCTGCCATTCTCCTGTTAGACAGCCATGATTGTACTGTAAGGTTAAACTGACAAATAACTAGGTCATATAGATTTTGTCAGTAGCAAAAAAATGAGGGCGCATAAAAATTAAGCATACCATTTTTACCATCAATATTGTTGAAGTTCTATactatgtgaaaatgctgttaTAGACGAAATGTAAGAAAGGACAAAAGGTTGAAGGCTTTACCTCAACTGTCTTACAGGTCTCATCCAGTTGACTCATGATGCCTTGAATCCTGTCGTTGTTCCCCACTAGCATGGCTATACAGTCAGTCAACTcagtctggaacacacacacacagttccagcataacttttttttaaatgacattttaTGTACCAACTCTGATACTCTGTTCATTAGAAAAAAAGGGGAAGTTTGACTTCAATTTGACATACCTGTAAAGCATCATTATGAAAAAGGAAATAGACAGatataaatgtaaaataaacaaGTTAACCTTTTGCTTATTGAATACAGTGTTGAGTGGGGCCACATCACAGTCTTTGTGGGCTCCGAACACCTTGCAGAGAGAGCAGGTGGGCACGCCACACGTCACACAGTAGATGTTGATCTTCTCACCCTCATGCTCCTCACACATGGGCTGGTCACACTtggcaggctcaggctcaggcttgCTGCTACAGAACAGGTGACAGTTATACTTTGGGGATCCTGTTTACACCACACATTGGACAAAGATTTCCTGGTGACCTTTTTAAAAACTCAACAACCCTGGTGTAATCGAGTTACCAGTGAGAGTTTGTGAGCGAGGAAGCTATGTAGGTCACACTGGCAAGTCACAAAAACACCTTTGTGTCCAAAGTGCCTAAAATGTTCAAGCCATAATATTATAACATCAAAGTGAGTGAACAAATGTAGTACAGACAAACATACTTTCTCCTCATGGAATGTTAGCATTTCAGAATAGCCATAATTT is part of the Oncorhynchus keta strain PuntledgeMale-10-30-2019 chromosome 15, Oket_V2, whole genome shotgun sequence genome and encodes:
- the LOC118394616 gene encoding E3 ubiquitin-protein ligase TRIM63-like isoform X2; protein product: MNISLGYSHSTKQDSNMDSLEKQLICPICLEMFTKPVVILPCQHNLCRKCAQDIFQASNPYLSTRGTTVSSGGRFRCPSCRHEVVLDRHGVYGLQRNLLVENIIDMYKQEQESSSKPEPEPAKCDQPMCEEHEGEKINIYCVTCGVPTCSLCKVFGAHKDCDVAPLNTVFNKQKTELTDCIAMLVGNNDRIQGIMSQLDETCKTVEENGRRQKSKVCESFDHLYAVLEERKGDMTLKINAEKQEKLDYINGLMRKYREHLENMAKIVETGIQTMEESEMATFLQTAKPLLQKLIAGTNISHLDKVERGYDNMDHYTANFERERRVLLTIDFVKDVEDDEEFEDGEEEVELRRMTGATRTDVSPSAAGPSVVKANPPQPQQQAAPPPLPQRPIETLGVMATLANPQGPVRATTPVQFPSLTPTPTATTQASPVHFPTTTPVQFPNTNLVNFPSAEPPTQVTSDAASSQQNTDDKDGPKHVFSFSWLNNQK
- the LOC118394616 gene encoding E3 ubiquitin-protein ligase TRIM63-like isoform X1, giving the protein MNISLGYSHSTKQDSNMDSLEKQLICPICLEMFTKPVVILPCQHNLCRKCAQDIFQASNPYLSTRGTTVSSGGRFRCPSCRHEVVLDRHGVYGLQRNLLVENIIDMYKQEQESSSSKPEPEPAKCDQPMCEEHEGEKINIYCVTCGVPTCSLCKVFGAHKDCDVAPLNTVFNKQKTELTDCIAMLVGNNDRIQGIMSQLDETCKTVEENGRRQKSKVCESFDHLYAVLEERKGDMTLKINAEKQEKLDYINGLMRKYREHLENMAKIVETGIQTMEESEMATFLQTAKPLLQKLIAGTNISHLDKVERGYDNMDHYTANFERERRVLLTIDFVKDVEDDEEFEDGEEEVELRRMTGATRTDVSPSAAGPSVVKANPPQPQQQAAPPPLPQRPIETLGVMATLANPQGPVRATTPVQFPSLTPTPTATTQASPVHFPTTTPVQFPNTNLVNFPSAEPPTQVTSDAASSQQNTDDKDGPKHVFSFSWLNNQK